In one Corynebacterium bovis DSM 20582 = CIP 54.80 genomic region, the following are encoded:
- a CDS encoding amidohydrolase, whose amino-acid sequence MTTSTSSVSDIATFATDHGVDLDWLDDAYIWLHEHPELSGEEEKTAAQLLEWLDRFDCEVTSGIGGHGITAVWRNGDGPTVLMRADFDALPVQETSGVEHPSTVDGVMHACGHDMHTTALLGLCAVMDARKDAWSGTFIALFQPAEETTSGASAMVEDGLGDKIPTPDVCLGQHIVPGRAGQVLSGPGPVMAACDSMTVTLHGRSAHASTPQNSIDPGYLAAMIVVRLQGIVGREVAPEEFAVVSVGTISAGHSNNTIPDTATLVLNCRFYDTEVRDRVYRAIERVIEAECRASDCPKPADIEYWAHGELTDNDNGVYEHVRPVFDELFGDNSVDATRWAASEDFPDIPRHFDVPYLYWMVTVTDPEVWDRAVESDSVAEDVPTNHSGNFAPADGTIDVTVRAAIAGVLSYLWKD is encoded by the coding sequence ATGACCACTTCCACATCATCTGTGTCAGACATCGCCACATTCGCCACCGACCACGGCGTCGACCTCGACTGGCTCGACGACGCGTACATCTGGCTCCACGAGCACCCCGAGCTCAGCGGGGAGGAGGAGAAGACCGCCGCCCAGCTGCTCGAGTGGCTCGACCGCTTCGACTGCGAGGTCACCAGCGGGATCGGCGGGCACGGCATCACCGCCGTGTGGCGCAACGGTGACGGTCCGACGGTCCTCATGCGCGCGGACTTCGACGCCCTGCCGGTCCAGGAGACCTCGGGCGTCGAGCACCCCTCGACGGTCGACGGGGTCATGCACGCCTGCGGCCACGACATGCACACCACCGCCCTGCTCGGCCTGTGCGCGGTCATGGACGCCCGGAAGGACGCGTGGTCCGGCACCTTCATCGCCCTGTTCCAGCCGGCGGAGGAGACGACGAGCGGCGCGTCGGCGATGGTCGAGGACGGTCTCGGGGACAAGATCCCCACCCCGGACGTCTGCCTCGGCCAGCACATCGTCCCGGGCCGCGCCGGCCAGGTCCTCAGCGGACCGGGCCCGGTCATGGCCGCGTGCGACTCGATGACGGTCACGCTCCACGGCCGGTCGGCGCACGCCTCGACGCCGCAGAACAGCATCGACCCCGGTTACCTCGCCGCGATGATCGTCGTGCGGCTCCAGGGCATCGTCGGCCGCGAGGTCGCGCCCGAGGAGTTCGCCGTCGTGTCCGTCGGCACCATCAGCGCCGGGCACTCGAACAACACCATCCCGGACACCGCGACCCTCGTCCTCAACTGCCGGTTCTACGACACCGAGGTCCGGGACCGTGTCTACCGGGCGATCGAGCGGGTCATCGAGGCCGAGTGCCGGGCGAGCGACTGCCCCAAGCCCGCGGACATCGAGTACTGGGCCCACGGCGAGCTCACCGACAACGACAACGGGGTGTACGAGCACGTCCGCCCGGTCTTCGACGAGCTCTTCGGCGACAACTCCGTCGACGCGACCCGGTGGGCGGCGTCCGAGGACTTCCCCGACATCCCCCGGCACTTCGACGTGCCCTACCTCTACTGGATGGTCACGGTGACCGACCCGGAGGTGTGGGACCGCGCGGTGGAGTCCGACTCGGTCGCCGAGGATGTCCCGACGAACCACTCCGGCAACTTCGCCCCCGCCGACGGGACCATCGACGTGACGGTCCGCGCGGCGATCGCGGGCGTGCTCAGCTACCTCTGGAAGGACTGA
- a CDS encoding DUF4921 family protein — MTVIGRTPYSPAPVPPLTTLPDGTIKQVNPFSGTEVWTVPGRARQPVPTPPGDVHDVDDAHRDAVDQFGLDRMLETPPEKARLVIDSDGRPRVLRGVPVGELRATTPLFRRVANLHEILTYDYWRVNYGYRMNPAAARHMAEYLADPAGQDHVEQVLRARMASSGTPAGEIDGLFDGEHRHQTLHDRGAALFAGGHDVIIARDHYVPGATRSDELAGSGTLSWADHRLFMSFTVDGMDQLYRANRYVRYVAAFQNWLEPAGAGIEHLHKQLVAIDEHGLQNEVEIAQVRANPNMYNEWAVDYAMRNNLVFAENDHAVAFAGFGHRYPTLEVFSRSATTEPWLMTDEERDAVSDLVHACHIAAGPHIPSNEEWLHRPLDVDVPMPWRIVIKWRVSTMAGFEGGTKIYLNTVSPGDLKTRVLAELEARRDRLAPGVRLGDECEVPRNSLRYNPAIR; from the coding sequence ATGACTGTGATTGGACGCACGCCGTACTCCCCCGCGCCCGTCCCGCCGCTGACGACGCTGCCCGACGGGACCATCAAACAGGTCAACCCGTTCTCCGGCACGGAGGTGTGGACGGTGCCCGGGCGCGCCCGCCAGCCGGTCCCGACACCCCCCGGCGACGTGCACGACGTCGACGACGCGCACCGCGACGCCGTCGACCAGTTCGGGCTCGACCGGATGCTCGAGACCCCGCCCGAGAAGGCGCGGCTCGTCATCGACTCCGACGGCCGCCCGCGCGTCCTGCGCGGCGTGCCCGTCGGGGAGCTGCGGGCGACGACCCCCCTGTTCCGCCGCGTCGCCAACCTCCACGAGATCCTCACCTACGACTACTGGCGGGTGAACTACGGCTACCGCATGAACCCCGCCGCGGCCCGGCACATGGCCGAGTACCTCGCCGACCCGGCCGGGCAGGACCACGTCGAGCAGGTGCTGCGGGCGCGGATGGCCTCGTCCGGGACCCCCGCCGGGGAGATCGACGGCCTCTTCGACGGGGAGCACCGGCACCAGACGCTCCACGACCGCGGCGCGGCGCTGTTCGCCGGCGGCCACGACGTCATCATCGCCCGCGACCACTACGTGCCCGGGGCGACCCGGAGCGACGAGCTCGCGGGCAGCGGCACCCTCTCCTGGGCCGACCACCGGCTGTTCATGAGCTTCACCGTCGACGGCATGGACCAGCTCTACCGGGCGAACCGGTACGTCCGCTACGTCGCCGCGTTCCAGAACTGGCTCGAACCCGCCGGGGCGGGCATCGAGCACCTCCACAAGCAGCTCGTCGCGATCGACGAGCACGGCCTGCAGAACGAGGTGGAGATCGCCCAGGTGCGGGCGAACCCGAACATGTACAACGAGTGGGCCGTCGACTACGCGATGCGCAACAACCTCGTCTTCGCGGAGAACGACCACGCGGTGGCGTTCGCCGGGTTCGGCCACCGCTACCCCACGCTCGAGGTGTTCTCCCGCTCGGCGACGACCGAGCCGTGGCTCATGACCGACGAGGAGCGCGACGCGGTCTCCGACCTCGTCCACGCCTGCCACATCGCCGCCGGGCCGCACATCCCGTCGAACGAGGAGTGGCTCCACCGGCCGCTCGACGTCGACGTGCCCATGCCCTGGCGCATCGTCATCAAGTGGCGCGTGTCCACCATGGCCGGCTTCGAGGGCGGGACGAAGATCTACCTCAACACCGTCTCCCCGGGGGACCTCAAGACCCGCGTCCTCGCCGAGCTCGAGGCCCGGCGGGACCGCCTCGCCCCCGGCGTGCGGCTCGGGGACGAGTGCGAGGTGCCCCGCAACAGCCTCCGCTACAACCCCGCGATCCGCTGA
- the trpA gene encoding tryptophan synthase subunit alpha, which produces MATTRSSGRLAGIFRAATDEGRAAFVGYLPAGYPTVDRSVDLMTTLAAHADLIEVGIPFTDPMMDGPTIQEAADTALGNGFRVADTVDVVRRVTAAGGRCVIMTYWNPVLQYGPERLAREIAEAGALGSIIPDLPPEEAGRWAAACADNDLDPVYLVAPSTTPERLETIVAAGGGFIYAASHMGVTGARDSVPGGARELVERVRAVTDLPVAVGIGVSTGAQAAEIAAYADGVIVGSALIRAAADGPEGLDSLARDLHDGVRSGTRPGS; this is translated from the coding sequence ATGGCGACGACCAGGAGCAGCGGCCGGCTCGCCGGGATCTTCCGCGCGGCGACCGACGAGGGGCGGGCCGCGTTCGTCGGCTACCTGCCCGCCGGGTACCCGACGGTCGACCGGTCCGTCGACCTCATGACGACCCTCGCGGCGCACGCGGACCTCATCGAGGTCGGCATCCCGTTCACCGACCCGATGATGGACGGGCCGACGATCCAGGAGGCCGCCGACACCGCGCTCGGCAACGGCTTCCGCGTCGCCGACACCGTCGACGTCGTCCGCCGGGTCACCGCGGCGGGTGGCCGGTGCGTCATCATGACGTACTGGAACCCCGTGCTGCAGTACGGCCCGGAGCGGCTCGCGCGGGAGATCGCGGAGGCCGGGGCCCTGGGGTCGATCATCCCGGACCTCCCGCCGGAGGAGGCGGGCCGCTGGGCCGCCGCCTGCGCGGACAACGACCTCGACCCCGTGTACCTCGTCGCCCCGTCGACGACGCCCGAGCGGCTGGAGACGATCGTCGCCGCCGGCGGCGGGTTCATCTACGCGGCCTCGCACATGGGGGTCACGGGCGCGCGGGACTCCGTCCCCGGCGGTGCCCGTGAGCTCGTCGAGCGGGTCCGCGCGGTCACCGACCTGCCCGTCGCCGTCGGCATCGGGGTGAGCACCGGCGCGCAGGCGGCGGAGATCGCCGCCTACGCCGACGGGGTCATCGTCGGCTCGGCCCTCATCCGCGCGGCCGCCGACGGGCCCGAGGGCCTCGACAGCCTGGCGCGGGACCTCCACGACGGGGTGCGCTCCGGCACCCGGCCGGGGAGCTGA
- a CDS encoding amino acid ABC transporter ATP-binding protein, giving the protein MTGPTPMISVRDVWKRYGRLDVLKGIDLDVPAGNVTCLIGPSGSGKSTLLRCVNHLEHVDAGRIEVDGTLIGYAERNGRLHEISEKEAARQRAGIGMVFQNFNLFPHRTVLGNITEAPVQVAGESREDAEAHARELLARVGLSAKADAYPVQLSGGQQQRVAIARALAMRPKLMLFDEPTSALDPELVGDVLDVMRELADDGMTMLVVTHEIGFAREVADTVAFMDGGRVVEVGPPARVVDDPTEPRTREFLSSLL; this is encoded by the coding sequence ATGACCGGACCGACCCCCATGATCTCCGTCCGCGACGTGTGGAAGCGCTACGGCCGCCTCGACGTCCTCAAGGGCATCGACCTCGACGTGCCGGCGGGCAACGTGACGTGCCTCATCGGCCCGTCGGGCTCGGGGAAGTCCACGCTCCTGCGGTGCGTCAACCACCTCGAGCACGTCGACGCCGGCCGGATCGAGGTCGACGGCACACTCATCGGCTACGCCGAGCGCAACGGCCGCCTCCACGAGATCTCCGAGAAGGAGGCCGCCCGGCAGCGGGCCGGCATCGGGATGGTGTTCCAGAACTTCAACCTCTTCCCCCACCGCACGGTGCTCGGCAACATCACCGAGGCCCCCGTGCAGGTCGCCGGGGAGTCCCGGGAGGACGCCGAGGCCCACGCCCGTGAGCTCCTCGCCCGCGTCGGGCTCTCCGCGAAGGCGGACGCCTACCCGGTGCAGCTGTCCGGCGGCCAGCAGCAGCGGGTCGCCATCGCCCGCGCCCTCGCGATGCGTCCGAAGCTCATGCTGTTCGACGAGCCCACCTCCGCGCTCGACCCCGAGCTCGTCGGTGACGTGCTCGACGTCATGCGGGAACTCGCGGACGACGGCATGACCATGCTCGTCGTCACCCACGAGATCGGCTTCGCCCGCGAGGTGGCCGACACCGTCGCGTTCATGGACGGCGGCCGGGTCGTCGAGGTCGGCCCGCCGGCCCGGGTCGTCGACGACCCCACCGAGCCGCGCACGCGGGAGTTCCTCTCCAGCCTGCTCTGA
- a CDS encoding amino acid ABC transporter permease has translation MSPQDTSSHQSRGRLRRRPADNEVVPLRHPGRWVAAVVLLALAAWFVVGAARNDAYGWDTYARYFLDTRIAVAALHTVALTVLAMIIGVVLGAVLAVLRMSPNPVMRGLSWLYLWIFRGTPIYVQLVFWGLLGAIYQSINLGFAEISLTTVLSNMFALAVLGLGLNESAYMAEIVRAGIQAVPEGQSEASKALGMSWWQNMRRTVLPQAMRIILPPTGNELISMLKTTSLVIAMGYAAELNGRQTDIANSLFEPIPLLLVAATWYIAVTSVLMIAQHYLEAYYARGSSRSLTSRQLATLADAEGVPPRNVTVSDSPGGQSDKETRR, from the coding sequence ATGTCTCCACAGGACACCAGCTCACACCAGTCGCGGGGCCGTCTCCGGCGACGTCCGGCCGACAACGAGGTCGTCCCCCTCCGCCACCCGGGCCGCTGGGTCGCCGCGGTCGTCCTGCTCGCCCTCGCGGCGTGGTTCGTCGTCGGGGCCGCGCGGAACGACGCCTACGGGTGGGACACGTACGCCCGCTACTTCCTCGACACCCGCATCGCCGTCGCCGCGCTCCACACGGTCGCGCTGACCGTGCTCGCGATGATCATCGGCGTCGTCCTCGGGGCGGTGCTCGCCGTCCTGCGCATGTCCCCGAACCCGGTCATGCGCGGGCTGTCCTGGCTCTACCTGTGGATCTTCCGGGGCACCCCGATCTACGTGCAGCTCGTCTTCTGGGGGCTGCTCGGGGCCATCTACCAGTCGATCAACCTGGGCTTCGCCGAGATCTCGCTGACGACGGTGCTGTCGAACATGTTCGCCCTCGCCGTCCTCGGCCTCGGGCTCAACGAGTCGGCGTACATGGCGGAGATCGTCCGCGCGGGCATCCAGGCGGTGCCGGAGGGGCAGTCCGAGGCGTCGAAGGCGCTGGGCATGAGCTGGTGGCAGAACATGCGCCGGACGGTCCTGCCCCAGGCGATGCGCATCATCCTGCCGCCGACGGGCAACGAGCTCATCAGCATGCTGAAGACGACGTCGCTCGTCATCGCGATGGGCTACGCCGCGGAGCTCAACGGCCGGCAGACGGACATCGCCAACAGTCTGTTCGAGCCGATCCCGCTGCTCCTCGTCGCCGCGACGTGGTACATCGCCGTGACCTCGGTCCTCATGATCGCCCAGCACTACCTCGAGGCCTACTACGCGCGGGGCTCCTCCCGCAGCCTCACCTCCCGGCAGCTCGCGACGCTCGCCGACGCGGAGGGCGTGCCCCCGCGCAACGTCACCGTCAGCGACAGCCCCGGCGGACAGTCAGACAAGGAGACCCGACGATGA
- a CDS encoding ABC transporter substrate-binding protein — protein sequence MLSPHPLRRRPRRPRRARRAWRRPVAAVVALATAVGLAACVTNREEGNPAGWTEILPATDPALAALVPPDIAARGRITASTNPPFAPNEFKDSDGRIIGYEIDLIRAAASLLGLDVDIRQQDFNLILPSITGGTVDVGTSGFTDTPERRTSFDFVDYYTSGIAWASRPGVTVDPADACGATVAVQQGTYSDTDDVRVKSDACEAAGRPAIRKLVYDTSDGAAIAALLGRADAVSADAPVVDYAVARSDGKLERRGDVFDTAPYGWAVAKDSPLGPALAAALQTLVDSGDYRRILAPWGLTDGALDRVTVNAEPFTAPRKAGT from the coding sequence ATGCTTTCGCCCCACCCGCTCCGCCGACGTCCCCGACGGCCGCGCCGGGCGCGCCGTGCCTGGCGGCGACCGGTCGCGGCGGTCGTCGCCCTCGCGACCGCCGTCGGTCTCGCGGCGTGCGTGACGAACCGGGAGGAGGGCAACCCCGCCGGGTGGACCGAGATCCTCCCCGCGACGGACCCGGCCCTCGCGGCCCTCGTCCCGCCGGACATCGCCGCCCGGGGCCGGATCACGGCGTCGACGAACCCGCCGTTCGCCCCGAACGAGTTCAAGGACTCCGACGGCCGGATCATCGGCTACGAGATCGACCTCATCCGGGCCGCCGCCTCCCTCCTCGGGCTCGACGTCGACATCCGGCAGCAGGACTTCAACCTCATCCTCCCGTCGATCACCGGAGGCACCGTCGACGTCGGGACGTCGGGCTTCACCGACACCCCGGAGCGGCGGACGTCCTTCGACTTCGTGGACTACTACACGTCCGGCATCGCGTGGGCGTCGCGGCCCGGCGTGACGGTCGACCCCGCCGACGCGTGCGGGGCGACCGTCGCCGTCCAGCAGGGCACGTACTCCGACACCGACGACGTCCGGGTGAAGTCCGACGCCTGCGAGGCCGCCGGCCGGCCGGCGATCCGCAAGCTCGTCTACGACACGTCGGACGGGGCGGCGATCGCCGCGCTGCTCGGCCGGGCCGACGCGGTGAGCGCCGACGCCCCGGTCGTCGACTACGCGGTCGCCCGGTCCGACGGGAAACTCGAACGGCGCGGGGACGTGTTCGACACCGCCCCCTACGGGTGGGCGGTCGCGAAGGACTCCCCGCTCGGCCCCGCGCTCGCCGCGGCGCTGCAGACACTCGTCGACTCCGGCGACTACCGGCGGATCCTCGCCCCGTGGGGCCTGACCGACGGCGCCCTCGACCGGGTCACGGTCAACGCTGAACCCTTCACCGCACCAAGGAAGGCAGGAACCTGA
- the trpB gene encoding tryptophan synthase subunit beta, translating into MNTHSIPSAGETLAVPTAHDCDDHGHWGEYGGRYIPEGLMAVIEDITDAWAKAKADPAYLERLDDLHRTYTGRPSPLYRADRFSAEVGATVYLKREDLNHTGSHKINNVLGQVLLAQRMGKRRVIAETGAGQHGVATATACALLGIGCRIYMGEVDATRQALNIARMRLLGAEVVVVDIGSRTLKDAINEAMRYWVAHEDDTYYCFGTAAGPHPFPQMVRDLQRVIGAEARQQILEQEGRLPDAVVACVGGGSNAIGLFHRFITDESVALVGAEAAGDGVETGRHAAPITVGRKGVFQGAYSDLMQDEDGQITDSHSISAGLDYPGVGPEHSALAAEGRAEYLAVTDTEAMEAFRTLSLTEGIIPAIESAHAVAAARTVAAQFADGTRTAAGEKPVIIVNLSGRGDKDVDTAARWFDMTPKEDNA; encoded by the coding sequence GTGAATACCCACAGCATCCCGAGCGCCGGTGAGACCCTGGCCGTCCCGACGGCCCACGACTGCGACGACCACGGTCACTGGGGGGAGTACGGGGGGCGGTACATCCCCGAGGGCCTCATGGCCGTCATCGAGGACATCACCGACGCCTGGGCGAAGGCGAAGGCCGACCCCGCGTACCTCGAGCGGCTGGACGACCTCCACCGCACGTACACCGGCCGGCCGTCCCCGCTGTACCGGGCCGACCGCTTCTCCGCCGAGGTCGGGGCGACGGTCTACCTCAAGCGGGAGGACCTCAACCACACCGGCTCCCACAAGATCAACAACGTCCTCGGGCAGGTGCTCCTCGCGCAGCGGATGGGCAAGCGCCGCGTCATCGCCGAGACGGGGGCGGGCCAGCACGGCGTCGCGACGGCCACGGCCTGCGCGCTGCTCGGTATCGGGTGCCGCATCTACATGGGGGAGGTCGACGCCACGCGTCAGGCGTTGAACATCGCGCGGATGCGTCTCCTCGGGGCGGAGGTCGTCGTCGTCGACATCGGGTCGCGCACCCTCAAGGACGCGATCAACGAGGCGATGCGCTACTGGGTGGCCCACGAGGACGACACCTACTACTGCTTCGGGACGGCCGCCGGCCCGCACCCCTTCCCGCAGATGGTGCGTGACCTGCAGCGGGTCATCGGGGCGGAGGCCCGGCAGCAGATCCTCGAGCAGGAGGGCCGGCTCCCGGACGCCGTCGTCGCGTGCGTCGGTGGCGGGTCGAACGCCATCGGCCTGTTCCACCGCTTCATCACGGACGAGTCCGTCGCCCTCGTCGGCGCGGAGGCCGCCGGTGACGGGGTGGAGACCGGACGGCACGCCGCGCCGATCACCGTGGGGCGCAAGGGCGTGTTCCAGGGCGCGTACTCCGACCTCATGCAGGACGAGGACGGCCAGATCACGGACTCCCACTCCATCTCGGCGGGCCTGGACTACCCGGGCGTCGGGCCGGAGCACTCCGCCCTCGCGGCCGAGGGGAGGGCCGAGTACCTCGCCGTCACGGACACCGAGGCGATGGAGGCCTTCCGCACCCTCAGCCTCACCGAGGGCATCATCCCGGCCATCGAGTCCGCCCACGCCGTCGCCGCGGCCCGGACGGTCGCGGCGCAGTTCGCCGACGGCACCCGGACGGCGGCGGGGGAGAAGCCGGTCATCATCGTGAACCTGTCCGGCCGGGGGGACAAGGACGTCGACACCGCCGCCCGGTGGTTCGACATGACCCCGAAGGAGGACAACGCCTGA
- the trpC gene encoding indole-3-glycerol phosphate synthase TrpC translates to MATVLDEIIAGVLEDTAEREAETPYREIKARSLDVPAPLDARAALSGPNVSVIAEVKRASPSKGHLADIPEPDVLARAYAANGAAVISCLTEQRRFHGSLADLDAVRAAVDVPVLRKDFMVTPYQIHEARAHGADMILLIVAALDQDRLESLLDRTESLGMTALVEVHTVEEAERAVAAGAKVIGVNARNLKTLEVDNDVFTRIAPHLPADTVKVAESGVRDKRDLIAYAAAGADAVLVGEGLVTASSPGQACRSLVVAGGHPSCPRSEDVQ, encoded by the coding sequence ATGGCGACAGTTCTCGACGAGATCATCGCCGGCGTCCTGGAGGACACCGCCGAGCGCGAGGCCGAGACCCCGTACCGGGAGATCAAGGCGAGGTCGCTCGACGTGCCCGCCCCCCTCGACGCCCGTGCCGCACTGAGCGGCCCCAATGTCAGTGTCATCGCCGAGGTGAAGCGGGCCAGCCCGTCGAAGGGGCACCTCGCCGACATCCCCGAGCCCGACGTCCTCGCCCGGGCGTACGCCGCCAACGGCGCGGCCGTCATCAGCTGCCTCACCGAGCAGCGGCGGTTCCACGGCTCCCTCGCGGACCTCGACGCGGTCCGGGCGGCCGTGGACGTCCCGGTCCTCCGCAAGGACTTCATGGTCACCCCGTACCAGATCCACGAGGCCCGCGCGCACGGCGCCGACATGATCCTGCTCATCGTCGCCGCCCTCGACCAGGACCGCCTGGAGTCCCTCCTCGACCGCACCGAGTCGCTCGGCATGACCGCGCTCGTCGAGGTGCACACGGTGGAGGAGGCCGAGCGGGCCGTCGCCGCGGGGGCGAAGGTCATCGGGGTCAACGCCCGCAACCTCAAGACCCTCGAGGTCGACAACGACGTCTTCACCCGGATCGCCCCGCACCTGCCGGCGGACACCGTCAAGGTCGCGGAGTCCGGGGTGCGGGACAAGCGGGACCTCATCGCCTACGCGGCCGCCGGGGCCGACGCCGTGCTCGTCGGGGAGGGGCTCGTCACCGCGTCGAGTCCGGGGCAGGCCTGCCGGTCGCTCGTCGTCGCGGGCGGGCACCCGTCCTGTCCCCGCTCGGAGGACGTCCAGTAG
- the pyk gene encoding pyruvate kinase: MNRRTKIVCTLGPAVASKENIRGLVDAGMNVARLNFSHGDHADHEQNYRWVREASEETGTAVGILADLQGPKIRLGRFVDGATVWETGETVRITVEDVKGTHDRVSTTYKGLARDARPGDRLLVDDGKVGLVCREVDGDDVVCEVVEGGPVSNNKGVSLPGMNISVPALSEKDIDDLRFALNLGVDFIALSFVRSPADVELVHEVMDEVGRRVPVIAKLEKPEAVDALEPIILAFDAVMVARGDLGVEVPLEEVPLVQKRAVQIARENAKPVIVATQMLDSMIENSRPTRAEASDVANAVLDGADAVMLSGETSVGKHPVTTVETMARIVTAAEIDGEVPPLSHMPRTKRGVISYAAKDIGERLNARALVAFTSSGDTAKRVARLRSRLPLLVFTPHPEVRSQLSLTWGAETYLTETVDTTDAIISEVDRVLLDEGRFRRDDMMVVVAGTPPGIQGNTNMIHVHLLGEDTTAPSTGN, encoded by the coding sequence GTGAACAGACGAACCAAGATTGTATGCACGCTCGGCCCGGCGGTGGCCTCCAAGGAGAACATCCGGGGGCTCGTCGACGCCGGGATGAACGTCGCCCGGCTCAACTTCTCCCACGGTGACCACGCCGACCACGAGCAGAACTACCGCTGGGTCCGCGAGGCCTCCGAGGAGACGGGGACGGCCGTGGGCATCCTCGCCGACCTCCAGGGCCCGAAGATCCGCCTCGGCCGGTTCGTCGACGGTGCGACGGTCTGGGAGACCGGTGAGACCGTCCGCATCACCGTCGAGGACGTCAAGGGCACGCACGACCGGGTCTCGACGACGTACAAGGGCCTCGCCCGCGACGCCCGCCCCGGGGACCGGCTGCTCGTCGACGACGGCAAGGTCGGCCTCGTCTGCCGGGAGGTCGACGGCGACGACGTCGTCTGCGAGGTCGTCGAGGGCGGCCCGGTGTCGAACAACAAGGGCGTGTCCCTGCCGGGGATGAACATCTCCGTGCCGGCGCTGTCCGAGAAGGACATCGACGACCTCCGCTTCGCCCTCAACCTCGGGGTCGACTTCATCGCCCTGTCCTTCGTCCGCTCGCCCGCGGACGTCGAGCTCGTCCACGAGGTCATGGACGAGGTCGGGCGCCGCGTCCCGGTCATCGCGAAGCTGGAGAAGCCGGAGGCCGTCGACGCGCTCGAGCCGATCATCCTCGCCTTCGACGCCGTCATGGTCGCCCGCGGCGACCTCGGCGTCGAGGTGCCGCTCGAGGAGGTGCCGCTCGTCCAGAAGCGCGCGGTGCAGATCGCCCGCGAGAACGCCAAGCCGGTCATCGTCGCGACCCAGATGCTCGACTCGATGATCGAGAACTCCCGCCCGACCCGCGCGGAGGCCTCCGACGTCGCCAACGCCGTCCTCGACGGTGCCGACGCGGTGATGCTCTCCGGGGAGACGTCCGTCGGCAAGCACCCGGTGACCACCGTCGAGACGATGGCGCGGATCGTCACCGCCGCCGAGATCGACGGCGAGGTCCCGCCCCTGTCGCACATGCCGCGGACGAAGCGCGGCGTCATCTCCTACGCGGCGAAGGACATCGGCGAGCGGCTCAACGCCCGCGCCCTCGTCGCGTTCACGTCCTCCGGTGACACGGCCAAGCGCGTCGCGCGGCTGCGCTCCCGCCTGCCGCTGCTCGTCTTCACGCCGCACCCGGAGGTCCGGTCGCAGCTGTCGCTCACGTGGGGTGCCGAGACGTACCTCACCGAGACGGTCGACACGACCGACGCCATCATCTCCGAGGTCGACCGCGTGCTCCTCGACGAGGGCCGGTTCCGGCGGGACGACATGATGGTCGTCGTCGCCGGCACCCCGCCCGGGATCCAGGGCAACACGAACATGATCCACGTGCACCTGCTCGGGGAGGACACGACCGCCCCGTCGACCGGGAACTGA
- the lgt gene encoding prolipoprotein diacylglyceryl transferase: protein MTAVAAAPLHATIPSPPQGVWTLGPLPVRAYAVCILIGIVVAVAWTVRRYVARGGSAETVIDAAVAAVPAGIVGGRVYHVITDHEKYFGPGRDWVDVVKITNGGLGIWGAVVAGGLAVWAVLAWKRLPLAPFADAVAPPILLAQAVGRLGNWFNQELYGGPSSSPWALEIYRRVTDTGAVDQMNGHSTGQVIATVQPTFLYEIVWNVAVVLLLVWADRRFRMGGGRVFMLYVAGYTFGRFFIELIRSDPATTVLGGVRINNVTSAVVFVVAVVLLVLTRGRRRESPAEVAGAARP from the coding sequence GTGACGGCCGTCGCGGCAGCGCCGCTCCACGCCACGATCCCGTCGCCGCCGCAGGGGGTGTGGACCCTCGGGCCGCTGCCGGTGCGGGCGTACGCGGTGTGCATCCTCATCGGCATCGTCGTCGCCGTCGCGTGGACCGTGCGGCGGTACGTCGCCCGCGGCGGGTCGGCCGAGACCGTCATCGACGCCGCGGTCGCCGCCGTCCCCGCCGGCATCGTCGGCGGGCGGGTCTACCACGTCATCACCGACCACGAGAAGTACTTCGGTCCCGGCCGGGACTGGGTCGACGTGGTGAAGATCACGAACGGCGGTCTGGGCATCTGGGGTGCCGTCGTCGCCGGCGGCCTCGCGGTGTGGGCGGTGCTCGCGTGGAAGCGGCTGCCCCTCGCGCCGTTCGCCGACGCCGTCGCCCCGCCGATCCTCCTCGCCCAGGCCGTCGGCCGGTTGGGGAACTGGTTCAACCAGGAGCTGTACGGCGGCCCGTCGTCGTCCCCGTGGGCGCTGGAGATCTACCGCCGGGTGACCGACACCGGCGCGGTGGACCAGATGAACGGCCACTCGACGGGGCAGGTCATCGCCACCGTGCAGCCGACGTTCCTCTACGAGATCGTGTGGAACGTCGCCGTCGTGCTCCTCCTCGTGTGGGCGGACCGGCGGTTCCGCATGGGCGGGGGACGCGTGTTCATGCTCTACGTCGCGGGGTACACGTTCGGCCGGTTCTTCATCGAGCTCATCCGGTCCGACCCGGCGACGACGGTCCTCGGCGGGGTGCGGATCAACAACGTCACCTCGGCCGTGGTCTTCGTCGTGGCCGTCGTGCTCCTCGTCCTCACCCGGGGCCGGCGGCGCGAGAGCCCGGCTGAGGTGGCGGGGGCCGCGCGACCCTGA